The Rhizobium viscosum genomic sequence TGGCCGCATCGATCGCCGAGATATAGGCCTCGGTCAGTTCGGTCGCGGTGATTTCCTTGGCGCGCAGCTTCTGGCGGGCTTCGGCAATGGTCAGGTTGGTGAGTTCGCTCATCGTGTTTTCGCTTCAGGTCTGAAAATGGCAACAGGGTCGGAAAGAGGCGGACAAAGCCTTATTCGACGACTTTCGGCACCAGGAAGAAATTGTGGTCGGTGATCGGCGCATTGGCAACGACGTCGGCGGCCTTGTTGCCGTCATTGACGATATCGGTGCGCTTCTTCATGTCCATCGGAGTCACTGAGGTCATGGCTTCGACGCCCTCGACGTCAACTTCGGAGAGCTGCTCGACGAAGCCGAGGATGCCGTTCAATTCACCAACCATACGATTTGCCTCTTCTTCCGAGACGGCAATACGGGCAAGGCGCGCAACGCGCTTAACGGTGGCGAGATCGACGGACATGGCA encodes the following:
- the gatC gene encoding Asp-tRNA(Asn)/Glu-tRNA(Gln) amidotransferase subunit GatC, which translates into the protein MSVDLATVKRVARLARIAVSEEEANRMVGELNGILGFVEQLSEVDVEGVEAMTSVTPMDMKKRTDIVNDGNKAADVVANAPITDHNFFLVPKVVE